From Actinopolymorpha cephalotaxi, one genomic window encodes:
- a CDS encoding DUF389 domain-containing protein, with amino-acid sequence MSGVLHLRVTSPSERTEKAVALLEDCVGVANLAVVPGASIRPPGDLVFADIARESVEGVLGGLRDLGLEADGTIAMEVVDTAISEAAERAERAAPGEGADAVIWEEVVRRTSDDAALSWTFLSFLFLATALAAIAVVLDSSILVIGAMVVGPEFVALAAIAVGIVHQRAGLLRRGLFTLGAGFAVAIAGTTVLCLVARAAGWITLAQIDRPRPLTGFIWTPDRWSFVVAFIAGIAGVLSLTASKSGTLVGVFISVTTVPAAGNLAAALALGDLAEMAGSAAQLGINMGAIVLAGVATLMLQKAVGRPGGQDRIRRLRDARRTSSR; translated from the coding sequence ATGTCCGGCGTGCTGCATCTGCGGGTGACCTCACCGTCGGAGCGAACCGAGAAGGCCGTCGCGCTCCTCGAGGACTGCGTCGGCGTCGCCAACCTCGCGGTGGTGCCGGGCGCGTCGATCCGGCCCCCCGGCGACCTGGTGTTCGCCGACATCGCCCGCGAGTCCGTCGAGGGGGTGCTCGGTGGCCTGCGCGACCTCGGCCTGGAGGCCGACGGGACGATCGCGATGGAGGTCGTCGACACCGCGATCTCCGAAGCTGCCGAACGCGCCGAGCGCGCCGCGCCGGGCGAGGGCGCGGACGCGGTCATCTGGGAGGAGGTCGTACGCCGTACCTCCGACGACGCCGCGCTGTCGTGGACGTTCCTGTCGTTCCTCTTCCTCGCCACCGCTCTCGCCGCGATCGCGGTCGTGCTCGACTCCTCGATCCTGGTGATCGGCGCGATGGTGGTGGGGCCGGAGTTCGTCGCGCTGGCCGCGATCGCGGTCGGCATCGTGCACCAGCGGGCGGGCCTGCTGCGCCGGGGTTTGTTCACGCTGGGCGCCGGCTTCGCGGTGGCGATCGCGGGCACCACGGTGCTGTGCCTGGTCGCGCGGGCCGCGGGCTGGATCACCCTCGCGCAGATCGATCGGCCGAGACCGCTGACCGGGTTCATCTGGACCCCGGACAGGTGGTCGTTCGTGGTGGCGTTCATCGCCGGGATCGCCGGCGTGCTGTCTCTGACCGCCTCGAAGTCCGGCACCCTCGTCGGGGTGTTCATCTCGGTCACCACCGTGCCCGCGGCCGGCAACCTCGCCGCGGCGCTGGCGCTCGGTGACCTGGCCGAGATGGCCGGCTCGGCGGCCCAGCTCGGAATCAACATGGGTGCCATCGTGCTGGCCGGGGTGGCGACCCTGATGCTGCAGAAGGCGGTGGGCAGACCGGGCGGACAGGATCGGATCCGACGGCTGAGGGACGCGCGGCGTACGTCCAGCCGATGA